A single region of the Yersinia entomophaga genome encodes:
- the rlmKL gene encoding bifunctional 23S rRNA (guanine(2069)-N(7))-methyltransferase RlmK/23S rRNA (guanine(2445)-N(2))-methyltransferase RlmL, with amino-acid sequence MNSLFASTARGLEELLKSELEALGAHDCKIVQGGVHFQGDDRLMYQSLLWSRLASRILLPLNEFKVHSDLDLYLGVQAIDWPSIFGVDKTFAVHFSGVNEEIRNSQYGALKVKDAIVDSFTRKIDQRPTVAKQQPDIRVNVFLQRDTASVALDLSGEGLHQRGYRDLTGQAPLKENLAAAIILRSGWQAGTPMVDPMCGSGTLLIEAAMMASDRAPGLHRHHWGFTAWNSFNEELWRELTAEAQVRARRGLQETTSRFFGSDIDRRVIEMARANARRAGVAELITLNANDVSKLVNPLPEGPVGTVISNPPYGERLESEPALIALHNMFGRIMKTAFGGWRLSLFSASPELLSCLQLRAEREFKAKNGPLDCVQKNYQLAANPQGASGVQVAEDYANRLRKNVKKLDKWAKQQGIECYRLYDADLPDYNVAVDRYGSKVVVQEYAPPKTVDPQKARQRLFDVINATLAVLNLPSNQLVLKTRERQKGKSQYEKLAQKGEFLLVEEYNAKLWVNLTDYLDTGLFLDHRLARQMLGKMSQGKDFLNLFAYTGTASVHAGLGGARSTTTVDMSRTYLEWAEKNLRVNGLTGQQHRLIQADCLSWLSNTDEQFDVIFIDPPTFSNSKRMETTFDVQRDHLVLMKELKRLLRRKGTIMFSNNKRGFQMDLAGIEALGLVAKEITAQTQSEDFARNRQIHNCWLVTHANEEK; translated from the coding sequence ATGAACTCTTTGTTTGCCAGCACGGCGCGTGGACTGGAAGAACTGTTAAAAAGCGAACTCGAAGCGCTGGGTGCCCACGACTGTAAAATAGTGCAGGGTGGGGTACATTTTCAGGGTGACGATCGGCTTATGTACCAAAGTTTGCTGTGGAGTCGTTTGGCTTCTCGCATTCTGCTGCCCCTGAATGAATTTAAGGTTCACAGCGATCTGGATCTTTATCTGGGTGTGCAAGCTATCGACTGGCCGTCGATCTTTGGCGTGGACAAAACTTTTGCCGTGCATTTTAGCGGCGTGAATGAAGAAATCCGCAATAGTCAGTACGGCGCATTGAAAGTAAAAGATGCGATTGTGGATAGCTTCACTCGCAAGATCGATCAACGCCCAACGGTTGCCAAGCAACAGCCGGATATTCGGGTGAATGTGTTCCTGCAACGTGACACCGCCAGCGTGGCGTTGGATTTGAGCGGCGAAGGCCTGCATCAGCGCGGTTATCGCGATCTGACCGGGCAGGCACCGTTAAAGGAAAACTTGGCCGCAGCGATTATTCTGCGCTCTGGCTGGCAGGCAGGAACGCCAATGGTCGACCCTATGTGTGGTTCCGGCACTTTGCTGATCGAAGCGGCGATGATGGCTTCGGATCGTGCTCCGGGACTGCATCGCCACCATTGGGGCTTTACTGCCTGGAATAGTTTTAACGAAGAGTTGTGGCGCGAACTGACGGCGGAAGCACAGGTGCGTGCTCGCCGTGGCCTACAGGAAACCACGTCCCGCTTCTTTGGCTCCGATATCGATCGTCGGGTTATTGAAATGGCGCGTGCCAACGCCCGCCGCGCCGGTGTAGCGGAATTGATTACGCTGAATGCCAATGACGTCAGCAAACTGGTTAACCCGCTGCCGGAAGGTCCTGTAGGGACGGTGATCAGTAACCCGCCGTACGGGGAGCGTTTGGAAAGTGAGCCAGCGCTGATCGCCTTGCACAATATGTTCGGCCGTATCATGAAGACGGCGTTTGGCGGCTGGCGTTTATCGCTGTTCAGCGCCTCTCCAGAACTGTTGAGCTGCTTGCAATTGCGTGCCGAGCGTGAATTTAAAGCGAAAAACGGCCCGCTGGACTGTGTACAGAAAAACTATCAGCTGGCGGCTAACCCGCAGGGCGCCAGCGGCGTTCAGGTGGCAGAAGATTATGCCAACCGTCTGCGCAAGAATGTGAAAAAGCTGGATAAATGGGCGAAACAGCAGGGTATCGAATGTTACCGTCTGTATGACGCAGATTTGCCGGATTACAACGTGGCGGTAGATCGCTACGGCAGTAAAGTGGTGGTACAGGAATATGCGCCGCCCAAAACTGTCGATCCGCAAAAAGCCCGTCAGCGCCTGTTCGACGTGATCAATGCCACTCTGGCGGTGCTGAATTTACCGTCTAACCAATTGGTATTGAAAACCCGCGAACGTCAGAAAGGGAAAAGCCAGTACGAGAAACTGGCGCAGAAAGGCGAGTTCCTGCTGGTGGAAGAGTATAACGCCAAGCTATGGGTGAACCTGACTGACTATCTGGACACCGGTTTGTTCCTCGATCACCGTCTGGCGCGCCAGATGCTGGGCAAAATGAGCCAAGGTAAAGATTTCCTGAATCTGTTTGCCTATACCGGTACCGCCAGCGTGCATGCCGGCTTAGGTGGCGCGCGCAGTACGACTACGGTCGATATGTCCCGTACCTATCTGGAATGGGCGGAGAAAAACCTGCGGGTTAACGGTTTAACCGGCCAGCAACATCGATTGATTCAGGCAGATTGCCTGTCTTGGTTAAGTAATACCGACGAGCAGTTTGACGTGATTTTTATCGATCCGCCAACCTTCTCAAACTCCAAGCGTATGGAGACCACGTTTGACGTACAGCGCGATCATCTGGTGCTGATGAAAGAACTTAAACGGTTACTGCGTCGTAAGGGAACCATTATGTTCTCGAACAATAAGCGTGGTTTCCAGATGGATTTGGCCGGGATTGAAGCCCTGGGGCTGGTGGCAAAAGAAATCACCGCTCAAACGCAATCCGAAGACTTTGCCCGTAATCGTCAGATCCACAACTGTTGGCTGGTAACCCATGCCAACGAGGAAAAGTAG